AAAAAAGGATGAGAATTTTTATGTCGGTTTTACGAACAATTTAATTCGGAGAATCAAAGAACATGTTGATGGTCGCGTTACCTCAACGATGAAGCGATGTCCGCTTGAACTTGTTTATTGGGAAGGATGCCTGAATCAACATGATGCAACCAGGCGTGAAAAGTATTTAAAAAGCGCTTGGGGGAAATGATATATCAAAAACCGATTAAGAAATTATCTCACGGGGTAAAGGCGTTGTGCGCGATTGCGTTTTTATACAAGCATGTTCTGAACATTGAATTGGGCGCATTCGGTCAGATTGCATGGGCAAAAAGGTCGAAGCGTCTACCAGTCGTTTTCTCTCAGTCCGAAGTCAAGAGAATTTTGAATGAATTGTCCGGTGAATCTAAACTGATGGTTACTTTACTCTATGGCGCCGGATTAAGATTGAATGAATGCCTGGATTTACGTATCAAGGATGTTGATTTTGAATACAGACAGATAATAGTTCGGGATGGCAAAGGGGGGAAGGATCGGGTCACAATTTTGCCAGAATCGGTTATTGAACTGTTACAACAACAGGTTGACAGAGTTATCAAAATTCATCAGAAAGACATTCAGGAGGGATATGATTCGGTATATCTGCCTTTTGCTTTGGAGCGAAAGTATCCAAATGCCGGTAGAGAGATTGGTTGGCATTATTTATTTCCAGCGAAAGATGTATCCACCGATCCAAGAACGGGAATTGTACGTAGGCATCA
This window of the Candidatus Marinimicrobia bacterium CG08_land_8_20_14_0_20_45_22 genome carries:
- a CDS encoding excinuclease ABC subunit C, which codes for MKYYVYILQSKKDENFYVGFTNNLIRRIKEHVDGRVTSTMKRCPLELVYWEGCLNQHDATRREKYLKSAWGK
- a CDS encoding integron integrase, with product MIYQKPIKKLSHGVKALCAIAFLYKHVLNIELGAFGQIAWAKRSKRLPVVFSQSEVKRILNELSGESKLMVTLLYGAGLRLNECLDLRIKDVDFEYRQIIVRDGKGGKDRVTILPESVIELLQQQVDRVIKIHQKDIQEGYDSVYLPFALERKYPNAGREIGWHYLFPAKDVSTDPRTGIVRRHHLHESVLQRAVKEAISKAGIYKHGGCHTFRHSFATHLLEDGVNIRTVQELLGLLLTV